Below is a genomic region from Henckelia pumila isolate YLH828 chromosome 3, ASM3356847v2, whole genome shotgun sequence.
TCTTTTCTGTGCATCAATTCGCACAGATTTGGGTTCTGTGGTAGAAGTCTTCGTTCTCCCTCTTCAGGCCACGGTTTGGGGTGAGGTCTAAAGGGTTTGAACCTCCTAGATGTTGgctaggattgagaagtggtttcactgaaaaatatggccggagtagGGAGAACGATTAGATTTACGGAAGCCGCGCAGGCTGGACGCGAGCTGGAAAATACAGCAAGTTGTaaggcttcgttctccttcctcggaccaccgtttgggctggttcttAGCTTGTTGGAAAGGTCTAGAGGTGGGCTAGCTAGTGGGGTTGTTTCTCCGGCCAGGGAGTGACCGGAGCCAGCCGGCAACAGGCCACAAAGCCTGCTGCCCGCGCAGCCGAGAAGAGAAGGGGGAGGGAAGGAGGGGCTACGGGTTTGGGGTTTTGgagagtggatccgggtcgggtctgtggatccgggtcggggtagtaagtcatgggttatgttagttggtccgggttcgggtcaagttagtcgggctcgggtatttttatttttaagttttaagtttaattaagtgtttaatgggcctaattaaatctcaaaatttatttgggctccatttaattattttgggttgagtttaatttatttgggcttttaaaattttaattaagttagtccattaattttatgggcttttgagcccataaaagttattgggccagtctttgggctttcgggcccattgggccagattaagttatTTTGGGCCTAtgatgttttaatgggctttaattatttaattgggcttagaataatttttattgggcttaagtatgttattgggccagtctaagtgttaatgggccagatttaagtaattgagCTTGAgagttagggccagcagtccagtacaatccatgagaaaatttcatgtgtcctgattatatatttaattatttttatgcattgaagttattttaatatttatatgttagtaagaaattaaattaaatatatatgaaggacacacattttatttaagtacatgcatccatgaaataattttatgcataattgaatgtttaaggttgagcaataataaaatattttatgtttaagggggattcgtccccatatgtgacctattgaagggcagtttactgccaatttaagaggtgattcgtcaccgccacgtacgttggtttccacgctgatcagtatttaatgtatgatttaaggttacactacggatacaaccatgcgatgttagaaaattaattgctcaacaatgttatgtattatgttatttaagtttatttaagttaagttatgttatgaaatttttaagcatgctcattcatgtatatgtatgtattagtatttaattgttttaaattattttaaactcttgttatgttagcatgttgggcctctaggctcactacactggtatggtgcaggtgagtacgttgaggatgatgttgtacccaccggaggcgaggatgtatgagtggacatgcagtgaccccgtgaccgtgatagatgttatgagtcacatgcatgttttatttatgtcagcatgttacatattttatattatttttcagtagttgtgagttttgaatattttattgaatattttcagtgcatgcaaattttaatcattttatttgtgcagtatttttaattaaatgtttgactcagatgtttattttattttaaagaatgtatttttattttagtatttaattgtttatttatttatttatttattttaaatctttttattctgtgcatatatgtatgggcatatatgtacatattttatttagtaagtatataaaaaaaaaaaaaaattccgcatatttatttattaattatagagttagggtcgtttcaataaGTCATATGAAAGTCATGCTAATAACTGGAGCCAATGAGTGTTTTGACAGCTCGGATCAAACCTCTGGGTACACCACCCTCGCCTAGAACACCCCACTATAAGGTACATCCGGTTCTAGAATATCTCCTAGAACCCCCCGTTATAGCGCTACATCCGGCTCTAGACTAAATACAGGTATAACAAAAGAATAAGCTCAACATGTAtgcgcacatgacatatgaatatgaaaagcAGTAAACCATACATCATggcacataataatgccaagtaaatgcaacatataaacatgtatactcgctggaaatctcagtcaatgtgtatgtacctccTACGTGCTAGTTCGAGTATAATTCAGGACCTAGATACAAAGTGTTCATCCGTCGTTAACCATTTGAAAATGCAGTTCGGGTGCCCTCTATAAAGTTTAGTTCGGGTCGGGAATATCAGGTCGGGTCTTTCCAATATTGGCTCGGGTCGGATCTCTCGATCTCTTAGTTCGGGTCGGGAAATTGTAGTTCGGGTCGAGATTCAATATCCTCACTTGAGCATGGTCTCACTCTGAAAAATATGCTTTGAAATGAATCTgcgaccccctatttataggcaaatatCTGGGGTGTTCGGGATTCTCAAACCAATGTCGAGACGTCCGAGCTCGTGTATGCATGCCACGTATCaaatgcttgagctgagtcatTACCATTTTTGACACCTCATGCTTAGGCGCCAGCTGTCACGCATGCAAGCGTTCACACACCTGCCTGCCTGTTCTTGAGGGTTTGGGCTTCCCtaatagcagttcgggattccctaacagcaggtcgggattccttaatagcagtttgggattccctagcagcttttcaaacttccttagtaacgaaattccctaacaggctaacagcagaattccctagccgtagaatccctagcaagagaattccctagctaaagaatccctagctgtataatccctagcagcagattccctaactgctcatgtttccctagctACTCATATTCCCTAGCTGCAGTTCAGCAGCTCAACAGTTCAACAGTTTAGACTggacccttaatcatgattatcatattattatcttaaaatagaatctgggttactacaattgACATCCCTAGTAAGAACCTCCCCTGTGAGCACGGGTAATGTGGCAGATGActcaacattttttaaaaaaagaaaattggcCTCATAGCCATTCTAGATTCCTATGAACTTAACTACAAGAAGCATCTCAAAAGCTCTTTCAGATCATATTTTCGCATAAAAGATTAAGGCCAACACTGGGTAGGCAATTTTGTCTTGATCAGTCCGACATTTTACGTACCCAGGTCGCACTTGTACGCTTGCACACAACAAAAGTCAAGCATTTTTCAATGCAAATAGGACCCTTGATTTGCACCCCCTGCGCAGGCGCGTGAGAGAGAGCCTCTTGACCAATTATTCTTACAACTTTATAAAGTGTAACATATTAtaagcttttttttttctattcaaTGTGGGATACTCCCACATGCCTTGCATATGACAAGATCAATTTTCATTTATTATGGAAAAATCCCAATATAATCTCAACCCAATAAATCTCAAAGTCCAACAGTAGTAGAGTTACATGAGAGTGTGGATGAGGGGTTAGTTCGACCCTACCCCATGGGTATTGGGGTAGGTGGAACTCACTCATTGGTCCAATCATGTGAGCCCCACATCAATGATATGAGGTCCACATCATTTGGATCAATTACATGTTTCCTCCTATCCCATAGGGTAAAACCCATGAGGTAGGACCGAATTTTCCGTGGATGAGGAAGGAAGCTGAGGTGGCAGTGGTGATGCTCCATGGGCGGGTGTGGAAGGCGGGAGAAGAGTCGAGGAAGTATTTGGTATGTGGATATTTGGGTTCTGTTGAAGAATGGAGGAGATTTTGGGCTTTTTGCATGTGTTGATGCAAcgattgtttgtttgtttgtttatttgttttttttttttttagttttttgagTTGAAAGGGAGAGAGGATTGTCACAATTGAATATCGAACTCGAAATCTCGtctcatatttaaaattttgatatcaaatgAGTTATATGTCATCGACCATGCCGTGGTTATTTTATGAAAACTAAAATTGAAAACTCAATACACCAAAGCTCAAAATTGGACAAATGAacgaattaaaaaatatttttccctttaacaaatttttacaaaaaattgaaaagaaaatttcATGGAGCGGGGATCTAAAACGTCGGCCCGTCAATTAACTTTTCCAACGCCGGCCCCTGGTTAtaaagttttgaaatttttgttgatgtttttaattattgagaaaaaaaactatcttttttttttaaaaaacccacAATATATTTTCTTTCTCGAAATTCAAAATCGCAGATCAagaatcaaataaaatcatttcaTCCACAGAGTAAAGGTTCCGCTCGAGTTGCCATTCATTTTTCAATCGCATCCCTCCTCTTCTTCGTTCTCTTCCGAATTGAAAATCCCAACACAGATTTGTTCAAGCACACGCATATATAGATACGAATTCAAAGTCTATAGATCGACCCGTTTATGGATGCCATCAAAAAACAAGCCTCCAGGCTCCGAGAACAGGTCGCAAGGCAACAACAGGTGATATTTTCTCTCCTTATTCACAGATCAGTGTGTATTCGAGCTCATCTGTGTATCACATATCGATTTGTATACGAAATCCGTGTAACGCGGTACATAGATCTTCACAAGTCATCGGTTGTTTCGCATTGCGCGGTTTGTGTGTGAGTTTGATCATTTTATCTGTTCCAGCGTTAGGAGTCCAGTGTACCTAGAAGTGCAATCGCTTTCGTTCAGGTTATCTTTCGATAGCATTAATTTCATTTTCCTTGTAAGCAATCAATTTTTGACAACTGTAGATGTGGTATTTGTGGTTCGAATGTTGACTCATTAGCTCGTACTGGCTTCTAAGTGTGCAGTTTTTCTGGTTGAGTGTGAGATTGCTATGTGTGAATTGTTGAATAGTTTCGTGTGAAGGCTGAATTAATGAAATGAACCTGACACAAGCTTTATGCGTGTATTTGTTTTCACTTTTCAATGTGTGGTTTTATGCTAATGCCTGGGGTTTATATTCTGTTTGATATCTGATGAGGCCAATTATACTGGGTCAATTTTGAGTTACTCTTTCATTCAGCCTGCCCTAGCTAGTTTTTGTCTTGTGATGATTTTACCTGTTTTTGTGAGCTTTTTTGAAGTGATTTTGTTTAGTGTCTAATACTGCCTCATTTATGAGATCATTTCAGGCTGTCTTTAAGCAATTTGGAGCAGGGGCTTATGGAGGCTCAGACAATGTTGCAACTGATGATCCCGAACTCATGCAGCACCAGAAGCTTGAAAGGCTCTACATATCTACTCGTGCTGCCAAGGTTATTTTTCTTCAGTTAAATCTTTTTCTATTTCGTATCTGTCAAGTATAATCTAGTAAACGAGTATCTTCAAGTGTGTGCATGTGGGGTACTGACATGCGGCACAGTTATGCATTCTTGTTTTTGGAATCTCCCAAGTCTCTGAATGTTTTGGTACCTTCTCTGAAATAGAGCAGATACTCACGCCTTGGTAAAAACCTATGTTTAACTTTTCTTTTGTCTTCCATTTTCAGCATTTTCAAAGAGACGTTGTCCGTGGTGTTGAAGGGTATATTGTTACCGGGTCTAAGCAAGTTGAGATAGGTCATCTAAATAACCCGAATGCGACTCTTACATTAATATTTATACATGTCTACTTTTTGTCACAATCACTGGTCTAGGGGAACCAACTATTATATCACTTAAATTAGTTGGTTGGCCACTGTAATTTGTAAGATGTTGATTTCTCTATTTTACATGTTTTGTTTAGGAACTAAAATGTCAGAGGATAGCAGGAAGTATGGAGTCGAGAACACATGTACCAGTGGCAACTTATTATCAAAAGCTGCATCAAATTTTGCACGAGCTCGTGCTCAAATGGAGAAAGAACGCGGAAATCTCTTAAAAGTTTTGGGTACACAGGTTATAATCATGACTTTCTCACCTCCAAATTCCAATGGAATGCTTAGTTGTTGTAATCACGTGCCATTACTTTTTTATATTCCTGTTAATATTTTCCATAATCTTGTTTTGGAGGTAACACAAGGGGTTTCTTGCAGAATTGCTAATTACTTCCTGCAAACATTATGATACCCTGTTTAATAATTTGCCCCATTTTCTACTGCCCCGTAGCTGTTAGTTTGTGCGGCACGATTATGTCAAATTTCTCCTTATGTCTAAGTAAGATATtctattaaattattatttagaaaaATTGGTGTTGGTGCATTGTGGTGGATCTTATCCAATTGATACTCTTAAATGTTTTTGTATCATCACAAATTCACAATATTATATCTACTATTAGTGTTAGGACTTAGTTTTAATAATTGTGTTCTATCACATTTGGGTTCCTTTTTTGCTGCATTGTTTAAACTTAATGGCTTGACTCTTCTATCAGGTGGCTGAACCATTAAGAGCTATGGTAATGGGAGCTCCACTAGAAGATGCTCGCCATCTTGCTCAGAGATACGATAGAATGCGGCACGAGGCGGAAGCTCAGGTACTTTAATGTAATTATGCTGTTCTGTGTGGAGGTTATGCGAATTTATTTCCATATTTTCTGTTTCTGTTAAAAAGATTTTGGCTCCTAGCAtctattatgattttttttatgtttatccaTTTATAATATCAGCTGTAAATTATCTCCTTTTATTTAAGTTGTattatatttgatttaatcTGCCTCTCACTAGACATTCCATGTTCTTTTAACCTAGATAGGCTGTTGATGTTGCCAAAAAACAAGCCAAAGTCAGAGAAGGAACTGCCCATCCTGACATGGTTTTGAAACTTGAAGCAGCTGAAATTAAACTGCATGACCTGAAGTCTAATGTGGCCACTCTGGGAAAAGAAGCAGCTGCAGCAATGGCTGCTGTGGAATCTCAACAACAAAGATTGACACTTCAACGACTAATAGCCATGGTAATGATTTCTGATTTCTCAACGAACTGAGTAAAGGTTCTACTACCAGTCTTGTCAATTGTCTCTAAAGTGTTTTGCTTCTGTATTCTAGGTTGAAGCAGAACGAGCCTACCATCAGCGtgttcttcaaattcttgaCCAATTAGAAGGCGAGGTAGGTGCAACAGTCTTATCTGTTCTGGAGAAGGAGAAAGTTAGCCTGTTGTA
It encodes:
- the LOC140890377 gene encoding SH3 domain-containing protein 2-like; its protein translation is MDAIKKQASRLREQVARQQQAVFKQFGAGAYGGSDNVATDDPELMQHQKLERLYISTRAAKHFQRDVVRGVEGYIVTGSKQVEIGTKMSEDSRKYGVENTCTSGNLLSKAASNFARARAQMEKERGNLLKVLGTQVAEPLRAMVMGAPLEDARHLAQRYDRMRHEAEAQAVDVAKKQAKVREGTAHPDMVLKLEAAEIKLHDLKSNVATLGKEAAAAMAAVESQQQRLTLQRLIAMVEAERAYHQRVLQILDQLEGEMMSERQRIEAAPSPSMDSVPAPPSYEEVNGATTSPAQNGLSDGMGYFLGEVVYSYQAESDVELNLSIGDYIVVRKVSNNGWAEGECKGKAGWFPFGYIERRERVLASKIAEVF